In Electrophorus electricus isolate fEleEle1 chromosome 14, fEleEle1.pri, whole genome shotgun sequence, a single window of DNA contains:
- the LOC113588411 gene encoding choline O-acetyltransferase-like, which translates to MPVLEKEPPKGNVLPKVPIPDLQQTLSTYLRCVKHLVPEAQFLKTKAIVEKFGKPGGTGEVLQKKLLEKREKTANWVYDYWLEDMYLNNRLALAVNSSPALVFQKQSFRDREDSLRFAAHLIMGVMEYKAMLDERSLPPDYARGQQAGTELCMEQHYRLFTSYRRPGLKQDSLVTRSSTGANKKHDPGHIIVACKKQFFVLNLMEKSQQLSMRDVLIQLGRVSKLAENTEERLPPIGILTSDGRTEWAQARDILLKDPVNRESLELIEQCVCVVCLDEPTGVEPTDSNRALFMLHGGSEDKNGANRWYDKSMQFVVGADGVCGVVFEHSSFEGIVTVQCAEYLLKYMTASPSKLSRSSSVSDLPAPQRLGWRCSPQLQAMLASSAEHLNRLVRNLDMEVFTFRAYGKEFIKKQKMSPDAYIQVALQVAFYRCNGRAVSTYESASNRCFMAGRVDNIRSATLEALYFVKAMTDERVSTQDSEKMERLWKAIDAQTNYTKMAIMGMGIDNHLLGLREMAMELKIETPEMFSDKTYHLSNQFILSTSQVPTTLDMFCCYGPVVPNGYGTCYNPQAEHIVFCVSSFRECTATSSLVLMRALEQALLDMSDLCHKYNSAGQDQGAHKPTSAKK; encoded by the exons ATGCCCGTGCTGGAAAAGGAACCACCAAAAGGCAAC GTGCTGCCCAAAGTGCCCATACCAGATCTGCAGCAAACCCTTTCCACATACCTGAGATGTGTCAAACATCTGGTCCCTGAGGCCCAGTTCCTGAAGACCAAGGCCATTGTGGAGAAGTTTGGCAAGCCTGGAGGCACAGGGGAAGTGCTCCAAAAGAAACTcttggaaaagagagagaagacagcaaACTGG gTTTATGACTACTGGCTGGAGGACATGTACCTGAACAACAGACTTGCACTTGCTGTCAACTCCAGCCCTGCTCTGGTATTTCAAAAGCAGTCTTTCAGAGACCGTGAAGACTCACTCAG ATTTGCAGCCCATCTCATTATGGGTGTAATGGAATACAAAGCCATGTTGGATGA GAGGTCCCTCCCTCCAGACTATGCCCGCGGACAGCAAGCTGGAACTGAGCTCTGCATGGAGCAGCACTATCGCCTCTTTACTTCATACCGGCGTCCCGGACTTAAGCAAGACTCACTGGTCACCCGGAGCAGCACAGGGGCAAACAAAAAGCATGACCCTGGTCACATTATAGTGGCCTGCAAGAAACAG TTCTTTGTCCTGAATTTGATGGAGAAATCCCAGCAGCTGAGCATGAGAGATGTGCTGATCCAGCTGGGAAGGGTCAGTAAATTGGCTGAGAATACAGAGGAAAGACTTCCCCCCATTGGCATCTTGACCTCAGATGGCAGGACCGAGTGGGCTCAAGCCAGAGACATCCTGctcaaag ATCCAGTGAACCGTGAGTCTTTGGAATTGATTGAGCAGTGTGTTTGCGTGGTGTGTCTGGATGAGCCCACTGGAGTTGAGCCCACAGACTCCAACAGAGCCTTATTCATGCTACACGGAGGCAGCGAGGACAAAAACGGAGCTAACCGCTGGTATGACAAGTCCATGCAG tttgtgGTTGGtgcagatggtgtgtgtggagtggtgtttGAACACTCATCATTTGAGGGGATAGTTACGGTCCAGTGCGCTGAATACCTGCTAAAATACAT GACAGCCAGTCCCAGTAAGCTGAGTAGGAGCTCCAGTGTCAGCGATCTCCCAGCGCCACAGAGACTGGGCTGGAGATGCAGCCCTCAGCTGCAGGCCATGCTGGCCTCCTCTGCAGAACACCTGAACAG GCTGGTGAGAAACCTGGACATGGAGGTGTTTACATTCAGAGCTTATGGCAAAGAGTTCATCAAGAAGCAGAAGATGAGTCCTGATGCATACATCCAGGTGGCCCTGCAGGTAGCATTCTACAG ATGTAATGGGAGGGCTGTCTCCACCTATGAGAGTGCCTCCAACCGATGCTTCATGGCGGGCCGTGTGGACAATATCCGTTCGGCGACCCTGGAGGCACTGTACTTCGTAAAGGCCATGACAGATGAGAGAGTCTCTACACAG GATTCggagaagatggagagactGTGGAAAGCTATAGACGCACAGACTAATTACACAAAGATG GCCATTATGGGAATGGGAATAGACAACCATTTGCTTGGGCTTCGAGAGATGGCTATGGAACTGAAAATAGAAACCCCAGAAATGTTCAGTGACAAAACATACCACCTCAGCAACCAGTTCATCCTCTCCACTAGTCAG GTGCCTACAACATTAGACATGTTCTGCTGTTATGGCCCAGTGGTTCCCAATGGCTATGGAACATGTTACAACCCTCAGGCTGAGCATATCGTCTTCTGCGTATCCAGTTTCCGTGAGTGTACGGCCACCTCCTCGCTGGTCCTGATGAGGGCCCTGGAGCAGGCACTCTTAGATATGAGTGACTTGTGCCATAAATACAACTCTGCTGGTCAAGACCAGGGTGCACATAAGCCAACCTCAGCCAAGAAGTGA
- the LOC113588412 gene encoding probable vesicular acetylcholine transporter-A: protein MESDGSSGLAKSAALKLSEMGERTKQLGTAIQDPNRQRRIILVIVCIALLLDNMLYMVIVPIIPDYLAQLASEQATQVQVVIDPNSSVNRTSKDKINQENLDVQIGVLFASKAILQLLVNPLSGTFIDRVGYDIPLLIGLMVMFVSTVIFAFAENYATLFMARSLQGLGSAFADTSGIAMIADKYTEEAERSRALGIALAFISFGSLVAPPFGGVLYEFAGKRVPFIVLAVVCLVDGFLLLTVIKPFSNRTRENMPVGTPIYRLMIDPYIAVVAGALTVCNIPLAFLEPTIANWMETTMHATQWEIGLTWLPSFFPHVLGVYITVKLAAKYPNLQWFYGALGMVMIGASSCTVPACTNFGQLMIPLCGICFGIALVDTALLPTLAFLVDVRHVSVYGSVYAIADISYSVAYAMGPIVAGQIVHNLGFVQLNLGMGLVNMLYAPALLLLRNVCQMKPSYSERDILLEEGSTGLYDTIKMEERKLKQKGLCATTASNVMPVEENGFDAFGGGARSYSEEDSSGQEYA from the coding sequence ATGGAGTCTGACGGGTCTAGCGGTTTGGCAAAATCAGCCGCCTTGAAACTGTCTGAAATGGGGGAAAGAACTAAACAACTTGGTACAGCTATACAAGACCCAAACCGCCAAAGACGGATTATTCTAGTAATTGTCTGTATTGCGCTTTTGTTAGATAACATGCTCTATATGGTAATTGTACCGATTATCCCCGATTACCTCGCCCAACTAGCGAGTGAGCAAGCTACGCAGGTCCAGGTAGTTATAGACCCCAACTCTTCCGTCAACAGAACAAGCAAAGATAAAATAAACCAGGAAAATCTAGACGTTCAAATAGGAGTTTTGTTTGCTTCCAAGGCCATCCTGCAACTCCTTGTAAACCCATTATCAGGAACCTTCATTGATCGAGTAGGATATGATATTCCACTTCTGATTGGGTTGATGGTAATGTTTGTCTCAACGGtaatttttgcttttgctgaaAACTACGCAACGCTCTTCATGGCACGCAGCCTTCAGGGTCTTGGCTCCGCTTTCGCAGACACCTCCGGGATCGCAATGATCGCTGACAAGTACACTGAAGAAGCAGAAAGAAGTCGCGCGCTTGGCATCGCACTAGCGTTCATCTCCTTCGGGAGTCTAGTGGCACCTCCGTTCGGGGGTGTTCTGTATGAATTTGCTGGTAAACGGGTCCCGTTTATAGTTCTTGCTGTTGTTTGCCTGGTGGACGGCTTTCTGCTCCTGACTGTTATCAAACCTTTCTCTAATAGGACTAGAGAGAATATGCCGGTGGGGACACCCATCTACCGGCTGATGATCGACCCGTACATAGCTGTGGTGGCGGGCGCTTTAACAGTATGTAACATTCCATTGGCCTTCCTAGAGCCAACCATCGCTAACTGGATGGAGACAACAATGCACGCAACTCAGTGGGAGATAGGGCTAACCTGGTTGCCCTCGTTCTTCCCTCACGTGCTGGGTGTGTACATCACTGTGAAGTTAGCGGCGAAGTACCCGAACCTTCAATGGTTCTATGGAGCTCTGGGAATGGTCATGATCGGAGCGAGCTCCTGCACCGTTCCGGCCTGCACAAACTTTGGCCAGTTGATGATCCCATTGTGCGGTATATGCTTCGGAATTGCACTGGTGGATACGGCGCTTCTGCCCACTCTGGCCTTCCTGGTAGACGTGCGCCACGTCTCTGTGTATGGTAGCGTTTACGCCATAGCAGACATCTCCTACTCTGTTGCCTATGCTATGGGACCTATTGTCGCCGGTCAGATCGTTCATAACCTGGGCTTCGTGCAGCTGAATTTGGGGATGGGTCTGGTTAACATGCTCTATGCCCCAGCGCTTCTTTTACTCCGCAACGTGTGCCAAATGAAACCATCCTACTCCGAGAGAGACATACTGCTTGAGGAAGGATCAACGGGCCTCTATGATACCATTAAGATGGAAGAACGCAAACTGAAGCAGAAGGGACTGTGCGCTACTACCGCGAGCAACGTTATGCCTGTTGAAGAGAACGGATTTGACGCTTTCGGCGGGGGCGCGAGATCATATTCCGAGGAAGATTCTTCTGGACAGGAGTACGCTTAA